The following are from one region of the Vulpes vulpes isolate BD-2025 chromosome 14, VulVul3, whole genome shotgun sequence genome:
- the KIF3B gene encoding kinesin-like protein KIF3B, protein MSKLKSSESVRVVVRCRPMNGKEKAASYDKVVDVDVKLGQVSVKNPKGVAHEMPKTFTFDAVYDWNAKQFELYDETFRPLVDSVLQGFNGTIFAYGQTGTGKTYTMEGVRGDPEKRGVIPNSFDHIFTHISRSQNQQYLVRASYLEIYQEEIRDLLSKDQTKRLELKERPDTGVYVKDLSSFVTKSVKEIEHVMNVGNQNRSVGATNMNEHSSRSHAIFVITIECSEVGLDGENHIRVGKLNLVDLAGSERQAKTGAQGERLKEATKINLSLSALGNVISALVDGKSTHIPYRDSKLTRLLQDSLGGNAKTVMVANVGPASYNVEETLTTLRYANRAKNIKNKPRVNEDPKDALLREFQEEIARLKAQLEKRSIGRRKRREKRREGGGSGGGGEEEEEEGEEGEEEGDDKDDYWREQQEKLEIEKRAIVEDHSLVAEEKMRLLKEKEKKMEDLRREKDAAEMLGAKIKAMESKLLVGGKNIVDHTNEQQKILEQKRQEIAEQKRREREIQQQMESRDEETLELKETYSSLQQEVDIKTKKLKKLFSKLQAVKAEIHDLQEEHIKERQELEQTQNELTRELKLKHLIIENFIPLEEKSKIMNRSFFDEEEDHWKLHPITRLENQQMMKRPVSAVGYKRPLSQHARMSMMIRPEARYRAENIVLLELDMPSRTTRDYEGPAIAPKVQAALDAALQDEDEIQVDASSFESTTNKKSKARPKSGRKSGSSSSSSGTPASQLYPQSRGLVPK, encoded by the exons ATGTCAAAGTTAAAAAGCTCGGAGTCAGTCAGGGTGGTGGTTCGCTGTCGGCCCATGAATGGCAAGGAAAAGGCTGCTTCATATGATAAGGTGGTAGATGTGGATGTGAAGCTGGGGCAGGTGTCAGTGAAGAACCCCAAAGGAGTGGCCCATGAAATGCCCAAGACCTTCACCTTTGATGCAGTGTATGACTGGAATGCCAAGCAGTTTGAACTCTATGATGAGACGTTCCGACCACTTGTGGACTCTGTCCTGCAGGGTTTCAATGGGACGATTTTTGCCTATGGACAAACTGGGACTGGGAAAACCTACACGATGGAAGGAGTCCGTGGTGACCCTGAGAAAAGAGGAGTCATCCCTAACTCATTTGACCACATCTTCACCCATATCTCTCGATCCCAGAATCAACAGTACCTTGTCAGGGCTTCTTACTTAGAGATCTACCAGGAAGAGATCCGAGATCTGCTCTCAAAGGATCAGACCAAAAGGCTTGAGCTCAAAGAGAGGCCTGACACTGGAGTGTATGTGAAAGACCTGTCCTCCTTTGTCACCAAGAGTGTGAAGGAAATAGAGCATGTGATGAACGTGGGGAACCAGAACCGCTCGGTTGGTGCTACCAACATGAACGAGCACAGCTCACGCTCTCATGCAATTTTTGTGATCACCATTGAGTGCAGTGAGGTGGGCCTTGATGGAGAAAATCATATCCGTGTAGGGAAATTGAACCTTGTGGATCTCGCTGGCAGCGAACGGCAAGCCAAGACTGGTGCACAAGGAGAGAGACTCAAGGAAGCGACCAAGATCAATCTGTCCCTCTCAGCCTTAGGTAATGTCATCTCTGCCCTGGTGGACGGCAAAAGCACTCACATTCCTTATCGGGACTCAAAGCTGACCAGGCTCCTCCAAGATTCTCTTGGTGGCAATGCTAAAACTGTGATGGTAGCCAACGTGGGACCTGCCTCGTACAATGTAGAAGAGACTCTGACCACTCTGAGATATGCCAACCGTGCCAAAAACATTAAGAACAAGCCAAGGGTCAATGAGGACCCAAAAGATGCCCTCCTTCGAGAATTCCAGGAAGAGATTGCTCGGCTCAAGGCCCAGCTGGAAAAACGGTCCATTGGCAGGAGGAAGAGGCGAGAGAAGCGGAGGgaaggtggtggcagtggtgggggcggggaggaggaggaggaggagggagaagagggtgaGGAGGAAGGGGATGATAAGGATGATTACTGGCGGGAACAGCAAGAAAAACTGGAGATTGAGAAGCGGGCCATTGTAGAGGACCACAGCTTGGTTGCAGAGGAGAAGATGAGGCtgctgaaggagaaggagaagaagatggAGGACCTGCGGCGGGAGAAGGATGCTGCTGAGATGCTGGGTGCCAAAATCAAG GCCATGGAGAGTAAGCTACTGGTCGGAGGAAAAAATATAGTAGATCACACAAACGAACAGCAGAAAATCCTGGAGCAGAAACGGCAGGAAATCGCAGAGCAG AAACGTCGAGAAAGAGAAATCCAGCAACAGATGGAAAGCAGAGATGAGGAGACCTTGGAACTTAAAGAGACATACAGCTCATTGCAGCAAGAGGTGGACATCAAGACCAAAAAACTCAAGAAG CTCTTCTCCAAGCTTCAGGCTGTGAAGGCAGAGATCCATGACCTCCAAGAGGAGCATATCAAGGAGCGCCAAGAGCTGGAGCAGACTCAGAACGAGCTCACAAGGGAGCTGAAACTCAA GCATCTTATTATAGAAAACTTCATCcctttggaagaaaaaagtaaaattatgaatAGATCCTTCTTTGATGAAGAGGAAGATCATTGGAAATTACATCCTATAACCAGACTGGA GAATCAGCAGATGATGAAGCGGCCAGTCTCAGCTGTGGGGTATAAGAGACCATTGAGCCAACACGCAAGAATGTCCATGATGATTCGTCCAGAGGCCCGATATAGG GCAGAAAACATCGTGCTGTTAGAGCTGGACATGCCCAGCCGGACCACCAGAGACTACGAGGGCCCTGCCATTGCTCCCAAAGTTCAGGCTGCACTGGATGCGGCTCTGCAGGATGAAGATGAGATACAGGTGGACGCATCATCCTTTGAAAGCACTACAAATAAGAAATCCAAGGCCAG